The genomic interval CTTTTGAAGGAACATTGAGGTCTCTTAACCTCCTTTGATTAAAGATAAATCTAGTTTTTTTCATATAATAATCATTAATAAAATTCATTCCAAGGTCAATTTGATCGAATTTATTATTTTGAGAAAATTCAATAAGACATCTAACTTTAGTATTCAAATCTAATTCATTATTAAAAAGATCACTAAAAAGTTCTTTATAATTTAAATGAGCAATTTTATTTCTAATAAAAGATAAATTTTGATATGTCTTTCTATTGAACGTCTTTAAAAGCTCATTATAATTTAATGAATTCTTTTTGCTACAGCAATAGATAGCGTATTCTAAATTTTGTTGTTTTTTATTTGCCAATGCTAACAAGGCATGAATCTCAATATCATTACAAAGTTTAAATACATTTTGGTAGTACTTGAAAATAGGTAAAATCATATTTTTATTAAATATTCCAATTTCATCAGTAGATTTATAGTCTAGATAAGGAATATCTAAATTCAATTGTTTAAAATACTCCTTCATATTTTCCTGAGTAGAAACTGAATATTTAACAATCTCATATTTCTTAATATTCTTTTCAAATAATCTAATTTTATTAAAAAAACTACTATCTTTTAAATTTTCTATTTTTTCATTTAATTTATTGCTATCAACTTCGTTTTCATCAAGAAGGCTTTCATCCATGAAATCAACATTTTTAATATTATAGTAATGGTTCTTAACAAAGCCTAAAAAATCTCCTTTAAACTCAACTGGTAACATGATATATGTTAAAATGTAAAATTTAAATAGGTTATTTTCAGGGCTAACGTTTAAATAGTCAGCTCCCATCTCTGAAGTACTTTGAATTTTTTGAAGTTCCTCTTCAAGTTTTGCAAAATTGAATTTGTTTTTAGGAGCTGTATAATTTAAGTATTCCTCTTTTTTATCTAAATATTCAACTCTTTTTTCTAAATTTGTTGGATCAAAGTTATTTTTAAATTTACTTACATCTCCATCAAATTCAATCATTAGAAAAGAATATGCAATTTTAAGTTTGTATTTTAATCTGTATAAAGAGTTTTGTTTTGTTATTTTATCCATTTTATTTTTTAAGCTTAAAAGTTTTGTATTAATATGATTTATTGCAGTAACATCTTTTACTCCATTGATTTGAAGATTATATTGTTCGATTAAATTTTTTCTTTCAGAATACAATTCTTTATATTTAATAGAATTATGAATATCAAAGAAATAAATTTGTTTTAAAAGATTTTTGTGCTCTCTCATATTTATTAATTCAGATTGTAATAAATCTATTTTTTCTTTTAATTTTTCTTTCTTACTTTTGTTTTTCTCATTTGAAATTTTAATCTTGTAATATTCAATAGATTTTTTATACTCTTCCATCTCCTTTTCAAAATGTAGAATAATTAAATTTTTAAAATCAGTATTTTCAATACCATCAGTTACAAAAAAACTGTTGATAAAAGTATTGAATCCATTTTTTTTGTCACAAAGATTATTATAGTATGTATATAATTTTTTTAGATTTTGGTGTTTTTTAACTATTGTAAAGCTTTCTGTTCCATCTAAATAATTTGTTCTATTTTTAGTTTTAAATTCATCACTCATTCTTATAGATTTAAAAAGATTAAGATCTAATAAATTTTTCAATTCTTCATTCTCAATATTTTCAAAGAGATTTTCAAAAGACTTATAGTCATAATGCATCAAAGAGTGTCTAAGGTTTGTAAAAATACTAATGATTTTAATTAAATCCTCTTTCAAGCTTTCTTTAGAGTTATATAAAGAAAGTTCTGTAATTTTATTTTCTAAATTTGTTATTTTAGTTTTAATACTATCTATATAAAAAGTTTTATTTTTTTCTAGAGTTTCAGTTTTTAATTCTTCAAGAGAGGTTTTATATTTTTTAATTCTTTTTTCAAATTGATTTTTTTTATTTTCAATATCCTTTGATAATTTATCAAAAATATAATCCGTAATCTTTTCAATTCTATTTTCAAGAAAAGCAGTATGTTCTTTATCCTGTATAAGCCAAACTTCATTTATATCGTCTTCTTTTACTCCTGCACATAAGAAATCATTAATCAAAGCAAAATATATTAGAAAATTAGAACGATAATTTAAAAATCTTTTAATTTTATAAATTTTTATAGAATCAATTTCCTCAATAGGAGTTTTACTTATTTCAGAATAATTTTTACACAAGGTTTTAGAAAGTAGTTTTCTTTCTGTTGAAGATGATAATTTTCTTAAATGATTTCTTTCTCCTTCAATCTTATCCGGAGCTTTTAATAAATCAGTTACTTTTGCAACAACAGTATCTTTTTTTTCATTTTTAAAATATAATTCAAGAGAATACTTTCTAATCTCTTTTTTTAAAACCTTATCTTTTTTTGTAATACTAATAGTATTTATTTCTGTTTTGCAGTTAAATTCGTATCTATATTTTTCTCTTTCTTTTGGCTTGCAACTGATAATCTCAAGGTTACCAGATTCTAAGTTTATAATCGTTTTTAAATTAAAGGTATCAACTCCCCCTTGTTTTTGATATAAAACTTTAATTTCTTTAATACCAGTCATATCATAATTAGATACGATAACTCTTATAATAGAACTTTTATTTTTTTTATGTTT from Cetobacterium sp. ZOR0034 carries:
- the cas13c gene encoding type VI-C CRISPR-associated RNA-guided ribonuclease Cas13c, which encodes MEEIKHKKNKSSIIRVIVSNYDMTGIKEIKVLYQKQGGVDTFNLKTIINLESGNLEIISCKPKEREKYRYEFNCKTEINTISITKKDKVLKKEIRKYSLELYFKNEKKDTVVAKVTDLLKAPDKIEGERNHLRKLSSSTERKLLSKTLCKNYSEISKTPIEEIDSIKIYKIKRFLNYRSNFLIYFALINDFLCAGVKEDDINEVWLIQDKEHTAFLENRIEKITDYIFDKLSKDIENKKNQFEKRIKKYKTSLEELKTETLEKNKTFYIDSIKTKITNLENKITELSLYNSKESLKEDLIKIISIFTNLRHSLMHYDYKSFENLFENIENEELKNLLDLNLFKSIRMSDEFKTKNRTNYLDGTESFTIVKKHQNLKKLYTYYNNLCDKKNGFNTFINSFFVTDGIENTDFKNLIILHFEKEMEEYKKSIEYYKIKISNEKNKSKKEKLKEKIDLLQSELINMREHKNLLKQIYFFDIHNSIKYKELYSERKNLIEQYNLQINGVKDVTAINHINTKLLSLKNKMDKITKQNSLYRLKYKLKIAYSFLMIEFDGDVSKFKNNFDPTNLEKRVEYLDKKEEYLNYTAPKNKFNFAKLEEELQKIQSTSEMGADYLNVSPENNLFKFYILTYIMLPVEFKGDFLGFVKNHYYNIKNVDFMDESLLDENEVDSNKLNEKIENLKDSSFFNKIRLFEKNIKKYEIVKYSVSTQENMKEYFKQLNLDIPYLDYKSTDEIGIFNKNMILPIFKYYQNVFKLCNDIEIHALLALANKKQQNLEYAIYCCSKKNSLNYNELLKTFNRKTYQNLSFIRNKIAHLNYKELFSDLFNNELDLNTKVRCLIEFSQNNKFDQIDLGMNFINDYYMKKTRFIFNQRRLRDLNVPSKEKIIDGKRKQQNDSNNELLKKYGLSRTNIKDIFNKAWY